A region of the Clostridiaceae bacterium genome:
AATTATGTAATTTCTCTAGATATTAAAGGAAAGCAGCTTTCATCTGAAGAACTGGCTGAAAAAATACAAGATCTGGCACTATACGGTAATAGCAGCATTGCGATAATTATCGGCGGTTCTATTGGCCTAAGCCAGGAAGTGTTGGAGAGATCAGATTTTCGTTTATCTTTTTCAAAAATGACTTTTCCTCATCAATTAATGAGAATAATTCTTTTGGAACAAATATACCGGGCATTTAAGATAAATGCAGGTGAGACCTACCATAAGTGAGAGAAAGGCAGTATTATCCTCATAACATAGTATAACATTCAGATGGGTTTGTGATATAATATTGGTGTAATATGTATAACAGGCAGGTGAATAATGTGAGTCCGCTATC
Encoded here:
- the rlmH gene encoding 23S rRNA (pseudouridine(1915)-N(3))-methyltransferase RlmH; its protein translation is MQIKIIAVGKLKEKYLKEAVNEYLKRLSAYCKIEIVEIPEEKISDNPSKAEEDNVRQKEGQRIINAISERNYVISLDIKGKQLSSEELAEKIQDLALYGNSSIAIIIGGSIGLSQEVLERSDFRLSFSKMTFPHQLMRIILLEQIYRAFKINAGETYHK